In Syntrophorhabdaceae bacterium, a genomic segment contains:
- a CDS encoding type II toxin-antitoxin system RelE/ParE family toxin: MIVYFRTRQLEKIGSQEREMVKQLGSKQAEKFRQRLMELRAAEVLSDISHLPPARCHQLSGRDAGTFSVDLNDQYRLLFIPADDPIPYDDDGGIDTTKVREIEITEIRDTHRGGK, translated from the coding sequence GTGATCGTATACTTTAGGACAAGACAGCTTGAAAAAATAGGTTCCCAGGAGCGGGAAATGGTCAAGCAGCTTGGTTCGAAACAGGCCGAGAAGTTCCGGCAGAGGTTGATGGAACTCAGGGCTGCAGAGGTTTTATCCGATATTTCTCATCTACCGCCAGCACGTTGTCATCAATTATCCGGAAGGGATGCGGGTACGTTTTCCGTGGACTTGAATGACCAATACCGTTTGTTGTTCATTCCGGCAGATGATCCCATCCCTTATGACGATGATGGCGGGATTGACACAACGAAGGTGAGAGAGATCGAGATCACTGAGATAAGAGACACCCATCGAGGTGGAAAATGA
- a CDS encoding nucleotidyltransferase domain-containing protein, translated as MPEDRRRKARRMLDMAGKARVSKDTYRELDRGREDIFDTHLADMRAPELRKAVNEKIDDKIIPVKTVLERLRAENKVLVAVLYGSYSRGTFHARSDIDIGIYMKAENELEEMDIVDSIRMAVEDDTDVSILYLHDTDESPFIIQEALAGIHLVEPDMDALYDTYGWALHESESMRFREEMVERIEEVEAMMNIMRRKLLSYRVNYSVGNYTECIPSLFFILEALCRYALAGKGFYVHSHREVRELVARHLISTGDVDQALYDHLSELYRRRQDADFTATRFNKNEVDQYAELVRHSIELLKDHVDDGDREELLALLSVSDGSG; from the coding sequence ATGCCTGAGGACAGGCGAAGGAAAGCGCGCCGGATGCTCGACATGGCCGGTAAAGCGAGGGTTTCGAAGGATACATACCGGGAGCTCGATCGGGGCAGGGAGGACATCTTTGACACCCACTTGGCGGACATGAGGGCGCCGGAGCTTCGCAAAGCCGTCAATGAGAAGATCGATGACAAGATCATCCCCGTAAAGACCGTCCTCGAGAGGTTGCGGGCGGAGAATAAAGTTCTGGTAGCCGTCCTCTATGGTTCATATTCCAGGGGAACGTTTCATGCCCGGTCCGACATTGATATTGGCATTTACATGAAGGCCGAAAATGAACTCGAGGAAATGGACATAGTGGACAGCATACGCATGGCCGTGGAGGATGACACGGATGTTTCGATTCTCTATCTCCACGACACTGACGAGTCGCCTTTTATTATCCAGGAAGCTCTTGCGGGTATCCACCTGGTGGAACCCGACATGGATGCGCTCTATGACACGTACGGGTGGGCTTTGCACGAGTCAGAGTCGATGCGGTTCAGGGAGGAAATGGTGGAGAGAATAGAAGAAGTAGAGGCCATGATGAACATAATGCGGAGGAAGCTTCTGTCATATCGCGTCAACTACTCCGTCGGCAATTACACCGAATGTATTCCGTCACTGTTCTTCATTCTTGAAGCTCTGTGCCGGTACGCCCTCGCAGGCAAGGGATTTTATGTGCACTCCCACCGGGAGGTCCGGGAGCTGGTGGCGAGGCATCTCATCAGTACCGGCGATGTGGACCAGGCACTATACGACCACCTCTCCGAACTCTATCGCCGGCGCCAGGACGCGGACTTCACTGCGACGCGATTCAACAAGAACGAGGTGGACCAATACGCAGAGCTGGTGCGCCACAGCATCGAGCTCCTGAAGGACCACGTCGACGATGGGGACAGAGAGGAACTGCTCGCCTTGCTGTCTGTCTCTGACGGTTCCGGATAG
- a CDS encoding TIM barrel protein: MKFSIRRDVSLTSYAHDLSGLDGVPIELALPYKLEDFLAEMDHLDDLASVVLSHNIIVNSVHAPQGRLSDESFMSWALPTVQFAERVGAGIVVFHPESTAKTNRINLQIIALANLKRLKREASVTVAIETFGNAKRIITPEETIEFKLPMILDTSHIFVSRIFQVIETYHSGIVGLHLSEMRYDDAAGHDLPHLPVESYGIEVLEALRAKNWDGNVTLEYLPQFHDRLIPDRAVLEELFAVQLDNRSSPIPPPSREDILAVKKAERERQRNLPPEERILLARHDSDSWVMPEKALFAGVRRHRSEKEGYRWCYLFPDGRKMYFNTKEEGDALLETEMG; the protein is encoded by the coding sequence ATGAAGTTTTCTATCCGCAGAGACGTGTCACTCACCTCCTACGCTCATGACCTCTCCGGCCTCGATGGTGTTCCTATCGAGCTCGCCCTTCCGTACAAGCTCGAGGACTTCCTCGCGGAGATGGATCACCTCGATGACCTGGCCAGCGTCGTCCTCTCCCACAACATCATCGTCAACAGCGTCCACGCCCCCCAGGGTCGCCTCTCCGATGAGAGCTTCATGTCCTGGGCCCTTCCGACCGTGCAGTTTGCCGAGCGCGTTGGTGCCGGCATTGTCGTATTTCATCCTGAGAGCACTGCCAAGACCAACCGGATCAATCTCCAGATAATCGCCCTCGCCAACCTCAAAAGGCTGAAAAGGGAGGCTTCCGTCACGGTGGCCATTGAGACCTTCGGGAATGCCAAGCGCATCATCACTCCCGAGGAGACCATCGAGTTCAAACTCCCTATGATCCTGGACACGTCCCATATCTTCGTCTCGAGAATCTTCCAGGTCATCGAGACGTACCACTCCGGCATTGTTGGTCTTCACCTTTCCGAGATGCGTTACGATGACGCGGCAGGCCATGACCTGCCCCACCTGCCCGTCGAATCTTACGGTATCGAGGTCCTGGAGGCTCTGAGGGCCAAGAACTGGGACGGCAACGTTACGCTCGAGTACCTGCCGCAGTTTCACGACCGTCTGATCCCGGATCGGGCAGTGTTGGAAGAGCTGTTCGCTGTACAGCTCGATAACCGTTCTTCTCCCATTCCACCACCCTCCCGCGAGGACATCCTCGCCGTGAAAAAGGCGGAAAGGGAACGCCAGCGGAACCTTCCCCCGGAAGAGAGGATCCTCCTCGCCCGTCATGACAGTGACAGCTGGGTCATGCCGGAGAAGGCCCTCTTCGCCGGGGTGCGCCGGCACAGGTCCGAAAAGGAAGGTTACAGGTGGTGTTATCTCTTTCCCGACGGTCGGAAGATGTACTTCAACACGAAGGAAGAGGGAGACGCGCTCCTTGAAACGGAGATGGGATGA
- a CDS encoding metallophosphoesterase, giving the protein MKTLVIGDIHGYYKELRDALHNADYQEGDRLIFLGDYIDRGPRSLEVMEFLVSLKNPANVYLRGNHEELLIKALDGDTSAYGILMDNGFISTLKLYGMDPRTLSYSTGGRHYVERDGKHILLDSRELPVFLRSVIPPDHLSFIADTRYNFETDAFFFSHAGAEPCTPLHEQSETDFIWGTDGFFLKQTYTYGKTLVFGHFHLMEPFLARGRIGLGADMCVRILIMDYSPMAIVDSDGDYYEVRHEWLI; this is encoded by the coding sequence ATGAAGACTCTGGTCATAGGCGACATCCACGGATACTATAAGGAGCTGAGAGATGCCCTGCACAATGCCGATTATCAGGAAGGAGATCGGCTCATATTCCTTGGCGACTATATCGACAGAGGGCCCCGATCCCTTGAGGTTATGGAATTCCTCGTATCCTTAAAGAACCCCGCCAACGTTTATCTGAGGGGTAACCACGAAGAACTGCTCATCAAGGCGCTGGACGGAGACACGAGCGCGTACGGGATCCTCATGGACAACGGGTTTATTTCGACACTGAAATTATACGGTATGGATCCCCGGACACTCTCCTATTCTACGGGCGGCAGGCACTATGTGGAGCGTGACGGAAAGCACATCCTCCTCGACAGTCGGGAGCTCCCGGTGTTCCTACGGAGCGTGATTCCCCCGGACCACCTGTCCTTCATCGCGGACACCCGGTACAATTTCGAGACAGATGCCTTCTTCTTTTCCCATGCGGGCGCTGAACCATGTACACCACTCCATGAACAGTCAGAGACAGACTTCATCTGGGGTACAGACGGGTTCTTCCTCAAACAAACATATACCTACGGGAAAACGCTCGTCTTCGGCCATTTTCACCTTATGGAACCTTTCCTTGCACGCGGCCGTATAGGGCTGGGGGCGGACATGTGCGTCAGGATCCTGATAATGGACTATTCGCCGATGGCCATCGTGGACAGCGATGGCGACTATTATGAAGTACGGCACGAGTGGCTGATATGA
- a CDS encoding ParA family protein, protein MIISIANPKGGVGKTTLTVNLATTLISKYPDTRILELDLQRSSSLWAGYRAQRGISPEIPVAVVSSVKQIPAVTAPYQGNSRSLLIVDCGGIDSDFNRSAMSLSDLVIIPTRPSQVEVYALTRALSVIKALGKTGYVLNNGSFPASVSKLTDLAEYISDMDGFKLLHTVVRLRADFQDAYGAGMSVVEYNRNSKAAEEITALAKEIQKLLKGVKRG, encoded by the coding sequence GTGATAATAAGCATCGCAAATCCCAAAGGCGGGGTCGGGAAGACCACCCTCACGGTCAACCTGGCAACCACCCTCATCTCGAAATACCCGGACACCCGCATCCTCGAGCTCGATCTCCAGAGATCCTCCTCCCTGTGGGCCGGCTACCGGGCTCAGAGGGGCATCTCTCCAGAGATCCCCGTGGCTGTCGTAAGCTCCGTCAAACAGATTCCTGCGGTGACCGCTCCGTACCAGGGAAACTCCAGATCGCTTCTTATCGTCGACTGTGGCGGCATCGACAGCGACTTCAACAGGTCGGCGATGTCCTTATCAGACCTGGTGATCATCCCGACACGTCCCTCCCAGGTGGAGGTATACGCACTGACCAGGGCACTGTCCGTGATCAAGGCGCTGGGGAAGACTGGGTATGTCTTGAACAATGGCTCCTTCCCGGCAAGCGTCTCCAAGCTCACGGACCTCGCCGAGTACATCAGCGACATGGACGGTTTTAAACTGTTACATACCGTCGTGAGATTGCGGGCAGACTTCCAAGATGCCTACGGGGCTGGCATGTCCGTAGTCGAGTACAACAGGAATTCCAAAGCAGCGGAGGAAATAACAGCGCTCGCGAAAGAAATACAGAAACTACTTAAGGGGGTGAAACGTGGGTAG
- a CDS encoding metallophosphoesterase has translation MRLLYAADLHGNPSLYKKLFTIAPKAHAVVIGGDVLPKTGDFAGLIKEQQRFIVEELRPRLESFHDDNRDIAVFLMMGNDDFQVNMHLLEDMEAEGICQLLHMRTHVLARDLSIAGYSCVRPTPFSCKDWERYDDRQRILQPGPYRPVISTVDGLVDIDEQEWFGSHAMIEEDLEELAKISDPKKTVYVIHDPPWNTNLDVLYNGQHIGSMAVRRFIERHQPPLVLSGHIHESPKASGKITDRIGNTLCVNPGQTEAILQAVTVDIPEYKLKLL, from the coding sequence ATGAGACTGCTCTATGCTGCGGACCTGCATGGCAACCCGTCCCTTTACAAAAAGCTCTTCACTATTGCTCCGAAGGCACACGCCGTCGTAATAGGCGGTGATGTATTGCCCAAGACAGGTGATTTTGCAGGCCTCATAAAGGAGCAGCAACGGTTCATTGTCGAGGAGCTTCGCCCCCGTCTGGAGAGCTTTCATGACGACAATCGTGACATTGCCGTTTTCTTAATGATGGGTAATGACGATTTCCAGGTAAATATGCACCTCCTTGAGGATATGGAAGCGGAAGGCATATGCCAACTCCTGCACATGCGAACTCATGTTTTGGCGCGAGATCTCTCCATCGCCGGCTACTCCTGCGTGCGCCCTACCCCGTTTTCCTGCAAGGACTGGGAAAGATACGATGACCGGCAAAGAATCCTTCAGCCCGGTCCGTACAGACCCGTCATAAGCACAGTGGACGGGCTCGTCGACATTGATGAGCAGGAGTGGTTCGGCTCTCACGCGATGATCGAGGAAGATCTGGAGGAGTTGGCAAAGATATCAGACCCGAAGAAGACTGTCTATGTCATCCACGACCCGCCCTGGAACACAAACCTGGATGTCCTCTACAACGGACAGCACATCGGGAGCATGGCCGTGCGGAGGTTCATCGAAAGACACCAGCCTCCCCTCGTCCTGTCCGGACACATCCATGAGTCACCCAAGGCGTCCGGGAAGATCACGGACCGCATCGGGAACACGCTCTGCGTCAACCCAGGACAGACTGAAGCGATTCTCCAGGCGGTAACGGTTGATATCCCGGAGTATAAGCTGAAGCTGTTATGA